The following is a genomic window from Niabella soli DSM 19437.
GCCTTACCATGTGCGGTACAATCCAACACCATCAGGCCCCGCTCTGCTACCGCCATTTGCAGCTTGGTCGGTTCTCCCACTATTGCAAAGTCGATCGGCGGCAAAATATTTACCGCAGCCTCAATGCCATTGTAGCCTGAGATCTCTTCTTCGGCACTGGCCACCAGCATGATATTATATTTTAAATTTTCCTTTTCGTAGTAGTAAGCAAAAGTAGCGATCAATGACACCAGGCAACCGCCGGCATCATTACTGCCCAGTCCGTATAATTTACCGTCTTTTTCAATAGCCTTAAACGGATCTAAGGTGTATTTAGGATTGGGTTTTACCGTGTCGTGGTGCGAGTTCAGCAACAACGTGGGTTTGGCAGCATCGAAGTATTTATTTTTTGCGATAATATTATTGCCCAACCGCTTGATGGGAACCTGGTGCTGAGCCAGATACGCGATGATCAGTTCAGCCGTATTATCTTCTTCTTTGCTGAAGCTGGGGGTTTCGATCAGTTGTTTTAAAAGGGCTACCGCCTCCCTGTAAAGTTGTTCCTGCATAAAATAAAATTGCTGATTAATAAATCAAAGTGCCTTCGTTATTGTCTGTTGTATTTTTTATAAGATCCCGGGCATCGCCGATCAATACCTGGTGCACACCCGCATCGATCGCGTTGAACGCATTGTCGATCTTTGGCAAAATGCCTTCAAATAATTTTTGTTCCTGTTTTAATTGCGTGTACAATGCTTTGTCCAGTTTCCGGATCACCGTATCGTCATTGGTTACGTCTTCCAGGACGCCTTTCTTCTCAAAGCAATAGATCAGGCGTACTTTATAATGAGCCGATAACGCTACGGCTAATGAAGAGGCAATGGTATCCGCATTCGTATTGAGTATATGTCCATGCGTATCGTGCGTTAATGGGGCAAATACCGGTGCTACACCGTGTCCGATAAACGATAATAAACTTTGAACATTAAACTTTGAACTGTCCACATCGCCCACCCAGCCATAATCGATTGTCTTCACCGGGCGTTTTTGAGCGGGGATGATATTGGCATCTGCTCCGGTTAGGCCGATGGCATTGGTGCCCAGGGCCTGTA
Proteins encoded in this region:
- the argB gene encoding acetylglutamate kinase, which encodes MEEKNRDITQQPFTSLFIIKIGGNIIDNPSALEAFLKDFSAIKGAKILIHGGGKIATKIGEKLGIRSNYIDGRRITDDETIDLVTMVYGGLVNKKIVAQLQALGTNAIGLTGADANIIPAQKRPVKTIDYGWVGDVDSSKFNVQSLLSFIGHGVAPVFAPLTHDTHGHILNTNADTIASSLAVALSAHYKVRLIYCFEKKGVLEDVTNDDTVIRKLDKALYTQLKQEQKLFEGILPKIDNAFNAIDAGVHQVLIGDARDLIKNTTDNNEGTLIY
- a CDS encoding M20 family metallo-hydrolase, whose translation is MQEQLYREAVALLKQLIETPSFSKEEDNTAELIIAYLAQHQVPIKRLGNNIIAKNKYFDAAKPTLLLNSHHDTVKPNPKYTLDPFKAIEKDGKLYGLGSNDAGGCLVSLIATFAYYYEKENLKYNIMLVASAEEEISGYNGIEAAVNILPPIDFAIVGEPTKLQMAVAERGLMVLDCTAHGKAGHAARNEGENAIVKAIKDIEWFHSYKFEKVSPLLGDSRMTCTVIETENKQHNVVPSSCKYVVDVRVNELYSFEEILDAIHTNVSSEVKPRSTRLRSTSISLDHPIVKAGIEMGKTTYGSPTTSDKALMPFPGLKMGPGDSARSHTADEFIYLDEIEGGIKDYIEIVGRVVV